A window of Rhododendron vialii isolate Sample 1 chromosome 11a, ASM3025357v1 genomic DNA:
TCTGTGAGCGCCGAGTTCAGTGATGGGTTAATTTCAATATCATGCTTTATTACATAACAATGGATAGACCTGCCAATGTTTAAAAAGGATTCATCATCACAAGCAGCAATAATAGAAATTATTGTGTGAGTGTTAGGATTGATGTCCCATTGTTGCATCATCCCAAAGAGTTCCCACGCTTGAGCCCTAAGCCCATTACGGGCCAATGCCAAGATCAAAGTGTTCCATGAGACTACATCTGAATCCTCAACGTCATCAAAAACCTGAAAGGCATCTTGAATGGAATTTTGCTTTGCATACATACCTAAAAGTGCATTGCCAATACATTTGTTATTCTCAATTGCACTTTTAAGTACATGACCATGTAGGCTTCTCCCATTTCTCAAACCATTATCTAAGTCCTCAAAGGAAGACAACAAAATGGCAATAGTACGTTCATCTTCCAAGATGCCTTCCAATCGCATTCGAATAAACAAAGCCATTGCTTTTTCGAGGGAGCCGATTTCAGCATACAAACACAACATAGAATTCCACAAAGCAATATCTTTAGTGGGGGCAGATTCAAATAGCTCAAGTGAAGAACCCAAACTTCCATTCTTACCGTACATGTTCAACAACGCATTTACTATGAATAAATCGTTGATAAAGCCATATTTAATTGCCAATTGATGGACTTGCATCCCAAGTTCAAGAGACCCAACTTCTGAACAGGCCTGTATGACCATTAACATTGTAACAAAATCACACCTAAACCCATCCATTACCATCCGCTCAAAAAGCTCCAACGCTCTCCAGGACTCCCCTGCATCAAAATACACAGAAATCATTGCATTCCAACTCACAACATTCCTCAAATCCGTCATTTCAAACAAATCACGGGCAACCTTCACATCAAACCTCGAGTAGAAACCAACCAAAGCAGTACCCACATGAGCATTCCAATCAAAAAGCCCATTCCTCAAACAATACCCATGTGCCTCTTTCCCACTCATCAAATCTCCAAGCTTCCCAAACGCTGAAACCAATGCCACCACCGTAACCGAGTTGGGTCTCACcttctccctctccatctctctaaCCAACCTGACCCCCTCCTCATAACACCCACATCCAACAAACCCACAAACCATAGCATTCCAACACACCAAATCTCTTTCAGTAATTTCATCAAACACGTAACGGGCATCATCAATCAGCCCACATTTGCAGTAAAAATCAACAAGAGCAGTCTGAACCCTAACATCATTAACGAAGTCTGTGTCCCGTATCTCATCATgtatcttttttcctttttcaatggCTTGTAGCTTTCCACAGGCCTTGAGGACGAGGGGCAACATGGTACTGTCGGCATAAATGCCCTGTGCTTCCATTTGGGTGTAGGTTTTAAGTATTGCTTGGTCATCTTTGAGTTTGGTGTGGTGTTTGATAATTGAATTCCAGCGTTTGAAGTCTTGGGTTGGGCTTTGTTTGGGTAGGAGTGCAAGTTTTTGGAGGTTGAGTGTTGGAGATGCCTCCATTGATAGAGGGTGTTTAACCGTTGGCTGGAGTATGGAAGATGAGATGAGGTATATTATATCCTCCCCGGAAAGTCTATGGgtacatacattcatgtacATACACATGTACATACGCACTTTAAATCTGTCTCGGGTCTTATAAAAATGGTCCAAACCGTTCATATTGTTCAAAATAGTTTATTTACGGtcctcgtaaaaaatcaactcaacccgatatcggtaaagacATTTACAatacatccaactttgctttagaattcaggtCCGGATTCTATAGCAAAAATGGATGTTTCATAAACGCCTTTGTCGATATTgggttgagttaattttttacaaagaccataaaaaaattattctgaacaaaatgaacggctcggatcttttTTGTAAGACTTGAT
This region includes:
- the LOC131308020 gene encoding pentatricopeptide repeat-containing protein At5g04780, mitochondrial-like — its product is MEASPTLNLQKLALLPKQSPTQDFKRWNSIIKHHTKLKDDQAILKTYTQMEAQGIYADSTMLPLVLKACGKLQAIEKGKKIHDEIRDTDFVNDVRVQTALVDFYCKCGLIDDARYVFDEITERDLVCWNAMVCGFVGCGCYEEGVRLVREMEREKVRPNSVTVVALVSAFGKLGDLMSGKEAHGYCLRNGLFDWNAHVGTALVGFYSRFDVKVARDLFEMTDLRNVVSWNAMISVYFDAGESWRALELFERMVMDGFRCDFVTMLMVIQACSEVGSLELGMQVHQLAIKYGFINDLFIVNALLNMYGKNGSLGSSLELFESAPTKDIALWNSMLCLYAEIGSLEKAMALFIRMRLEGILEDERTIAILLSSFEDLDNGLRNGRSLHGHVLKSAIENNKCIGNALLGMYAKQNSIQDAFQVFDDVEDSDVVSWNTLILALARNGLRAQAWELFGMMQQWDINPNTHTIISIIAACDDESFLNIGRSIHCYVIKHDIEINPSLNSALTEMYMNCNNELTALNLFESFPDKDLISWNSFIASYVKNNQPHKALLLFRRMITQVNPNLVTIINVLSSCTYMVNLPEGKCLHAYTIRRNSSLGFDLSLANAFLSMYARCGSIQYSERIFNGLPRKNVVSWNAMIDGYGMHGRGYEAMLAFSEMLEDGMEPNGITFVSALSACSHSGLVPKGLQLFDSMVQDFCITPELAHYGCVVDLLGRAGCLSEAREFISSMPIPPDASVWRALLSACRVYSETKLAKTVFEKLIELEPTNAGNYVLLSNIYAAAGLWSEVSKLRMQIEENGLKKPPGKSWIIVRSTVHSFTAGDKSHPQSNKIHAELGSLLSCIKKVGYVPDLRWVLHEEEDEEKIKRLFSHSEKLAVAFGLISASGGTPISIAKNLRVCGDCHEFCKYVSKLVGREIVLRDCSRFHHFVNGHCSCKDYW